The Bradysia coprophila strain Holo2 chromosome II, BU_Bcop_v1, whole genome shotgun sequence genome has a segment encoding these proteins:
- the LOC119068376 gene encoding short-chain specific acyl-CoA dehydrogenase, mitochondrial, which translates to MQSLRHLRSYGQSLIAAPNQRRCIASLSALSETHQMLQKTCRDFANNELVPNASRFDREHLYPAEQIKKMGELGLMAVAVPESVNGTGLDNLAYAIAMEEISRGCASCGVIMSVNNSLYLAPLMEFGSEKQKETFVTPYTDGSRVGCFALSEPGNGSDAGAASTTASLKGDRWILNGTKAWITNGYEAEAAVVLATTDKNQKHKGISAFIVPKNIKGFSLGKKEDKLGIRGSSTCQLIFEDCEIPKENLLGEPGFGFKIAMKTLDGGRIGIASQALGIAQASLELAVDYANKRLAFGKPISKLQSIQSKIADMSLQVESARLLTWRAAWLKDHKQGFTKEAAMAKLAASEAATYCSHQSLQILGGMGYVTDMPAERYYRDARITEIYEGTSEIQRLVIAGAVIKELSFN; encoded by the exons ATGCAGTCACTTCGTCATCTCCGTTCGTATG GTCAAAGTCTAATTGCCGCTCCTAATCAACGACGATGCATTGCAAGTCTGTCAGCCCTTTCCGAGACCCATCAAATGCTCCAGAAAACTTGCCGTGACTTTGCCAACAATGAGTTAGTTCCGAATGCCAGTCGATTCGATCGTGAGCACTTGTATCCGGCCGAACAGATTAAGAAAATGGGCGAACTGGGACTGATGGCTGTGGCGGTGCCCGAATCAGTGAATGGAACGGGTTTGGACAATTTAGCGTATGCTATTGCAATGGAGGAAATATCCAGAGGATGCGCGTCGTGTGGTGTTATTATGTCGGTGAACAATTCGCTGTACCTCGCTCCATTGATGGAATTTGGTTCGGAGAAACAGAAAGAAACATTCGTTACTCCATACACTGATGGCAGTCGGGTTGGTTGTTTTGCATTGTCTGAACCAGGCAATGGATCTGATGCTGGCGCTGCGAGCACAACTGCGAGTCTGAAGGGAGACAGATGGATATTGAATGGAACGAAAGCTTGGATTACGAATGGATATGAAGCTGAAGCAGCCGTGGTTTTGGCCACGACGGATAAGAACCAGAAGCACAAGGGAATTTCCGCATTCATTGTGCCGAAGAACATAAAAG GTTTCAGTTTGGGCAAAAAAGAAGACAAGCTTGGCATCCGTGGATCATCAACCTGCCAACTGATTTTTGAGGACTGTGAAATTCCCAAAGAAAATCTCCTTGGTGAGCCCGGTTTTGGATTTAAGATTGCTATGAAGACATTGGACGGTGGTCGTATAGGTATTGCATCGCAAGCCCTAGGCATCGCACAG GCATCTCTGGAACTAGCCGTTGACTATGCAAATAAAAGGCTGGCTTTCGGCAAACCAATTTCAAAGTTGCAGTCAATCCAATCGAAAATTGCCGACATGTCATTGCAAGTGGAATCGGCTAGACTGTTAACATGGCGAGCCGCATGGTTAAAAGATCATAAGCAGGGCTTTACAAAGGAAGCTGCAATGGCAAAATTGGCAGCATCAGAAGCGGCTACATATTGTTCGCATCAGTCATTACAAATACTGGGCGGTATGGGCTATGTAACAGATATGCCAGCTGAACGATACTACAGGGATGCGCGAATTACTGAAATATATGAGGGAACGTCTGAGATTCAGAGACTTGTTATTGCTGGTGCGGTAATTAAAGAGTTGTCTTTCAATTGA